One window of the Scylla paramamosain isolate STU-SP2022 chromosome 22, ASM3559412v1, whole genome shotgun sequence genome contains the following:
- the LOC135111645 gene encoding ubiquitin-protein ligase E3A-like, whose amino-acid sequence MSSPQGSPDPAGAEEGASNETIGNEEEAGAQSEQGGSSWPQPQDTDMKRAAAQLIEKYYFQLTVGCGNAHCDNPNCASSGKVGTLTSNEAAGKALQLCAARARLCEVVGAKVRRASQSLTLEAGVASSVSGKGHSSASGNTATCSLVQDVNMASVSTPSSALPPLSPMVDGLNTATGLTEETLVHTIAECRSSNNYAKLRRLLWAVFSNEIALRHSFIQRSEPVEKKSELLVRNKSKDNEGAQSKEEIRAQEEDLDKDLDSAEDTACEGEAAACAEATPEGDTKDPCKDFATTPNSTALDISEVRRAYAALFECPEAEFSSTLTNAVVQLLSDSLGIQLRVYKDAFSAIPNNINIFIILLESPALNTTDFIEGVMPSLCRTIGQLPERDQAHLTRHLASWEAPRLHRLLESLHQLITIRLLTTEFIQDFTINDEEAITSATQVMKLLFYASILGGKLDTPLLRDLPAEDPSLEPSTHEDPFSSVGKDWAARPPPKDSLGSLLGIHVLDARTPLVPLSEFYDDFLSDQLEMDRDFALYKAGSSDKFSFLYYPFILTPATKALGLYYDNRIRMYSERRMSIYQQLIEGMAANPYLKLRVRRDHIIDDALVELEMVALDNPGDLKKQMVVEFEGEQGIDEGGLSKEFFQLIVEQIFNPDYAMFCFNNESRTFWFNPNCFENDAQFTLVGIVLGLAIYNNVILDVHFPPVMYKKLCSKPGSFHDLRDWNTTLYRSLVELLEYEGDDLEEVFMQTFRVGYQDVFGTSLTHDLKTDGDNILVSQASKHEFVELYADFLLNKMVERQFRAFRRGFNMVTDDSPLVNLFRPEELELLICGSQHYDFMELMKSTEYDGGYTSETPIVQAFWELVHDMTTEDKKRLLQFTTGSARVPVGGLARLKLIIARHGPDCDRLPTAHTCFNVLLLPEYSSKEKLRDRLYKAIKYAQGFGML is encoded by the exons ATGAGTTCGCCACAAGGGAGCCCAGACCCCGCCGGGGCCGAGGAGGGCGCCAG taaTGAGACTATAGGTAATGAGGAAGAGGCTGGAGCGCAATCAGAGCAGGGAGGGTCCTCTTGGCCACAGCCACAAGACACGGATATGAAGCGAGCAGCTGCCCAACTCATAGAAAAATACTACTTCCAGCTGACAGTTGGATGTGGTAATGCTCACTGTGATAACCCCAACTGTGCCTCCTCAGGCAAG GTTGGTACCCTGACAAGTAATGAGGCAGCAGGGAAGGCACTCCAACTATGTGCTGCCCGTGCCAGACTGTGTGAGGTGGTGGGTGCCAAGGTTCGCCGGGCTAGTCAGTCCCTGACATTGGAGGCAGGTGTTGCCTCCTCTGTGTCTGGGAAGGGCCACAGCTCTGCCTCAGGAAACACTGCCACATGTTCCCTGGTGCAGGATGTCAACATGGCCAGTGTGTCCACTCCCAGCTCTGCCctgccccctctctcccccatggTGGATGGTCTGAACACAGCCACGGGCCTCACCGAGGAGACACTTGTCCACACTATAGCTGAGTGTCGCAGTTCTAACAATTATGCTAAACTTAGACGATTGTTGTGGGCAGTATTTTCAAATGAAATTGCCCTCAGACACAGCTTTATACAGAGATCTGAACCtgtagagaaaaagagtgaattGCTAGTTAGGAACAAAAGTAAAGACAATGAGGGTGCCCAGAGCAAGGAAGAGATCCGAGCACAGGAGGAAGACCTGGACAAGGATCTGGACAGTGCCGAGGACACCGCCTGTGAGGGGGAAGCAGCGGCATGTGCCGAGGCGACCCCTGAGGGAGACACCAAAGACCCCTGTAAAGATTTTGCCACCACTCCAAATTCAACTGCCTTAGATATCAGTGAGGTGCGGCGGGCATACGCGGCACTGTTTGAATGTCCTGAGGCGGAATTCAGCAGCACCCTGACCAATGCAGTGGTGCAGCTCCTGTCGGACTCTCTGGGCATCCAGCTGCGGGTGTACAAGGATGCCTTTTCTGCCATAcccaacaacatcaacattttTATCATCCTGTTGGAGAGTCCAGCACTCAACACCACCGACTTCATTGAGGGCGTTATGCCCAGCCTGTGCCGCACCATTGGCCAGCTGCCTGAGAGGGATCAAGCACACCTCACCCGCCACCTGGCCTCCTGGGAGGCTCCCCGCCTACACCGTCTGCTGGAGAGCCTTCACCAGCTCATCACCATCCGCCTCCTCACCACTGAATTTATACAGGACTTCACCATCAATGATGAGGAAGCCATCACTTCTGCCACACAAGTCATGAAGCTACTCTTCTACGCTAGCATCCTTGGTGGCAAGTTGGACACCCCACTCCTACGGGATCTTCCCGCAGAGGATCCCAGCCTGGAGCCATCCACCCACGAGGATCCCTTCAGTAGTGTAGGCAAGGACTGGGCTGCCCGTCCCCCACCCAAAGACTCCTTAGGCTCGCTGTTGGGTATACACGTCCTGGATGCCCGAACACCCCTCGTGCCCTTGTCTGAGTTCTATGATGACTTCTTGAGTGACCAACTGGAGATGGACCGGGACTTTGCACTGTACAAGGCGGGCAGCAGCGACAAGTTCAGCTTCCTCTACTACCCCTTCATCCTGACGCCAGCCACCAAGGCACTGGGGCTCTACTATGACAACAGGATACGCATGTACTCTGAGCGCCGCATGAGCATCTACCAGCAGTTGATCGAGGGAATGGCAGCCAACCCCTACCTGAAGCTGAGGGTGCGGCGAGACCATATCATTGACGATGCCTTAGTGGAG CTGGAGATGGTGGCACTGGACAATCCTGGAGACCTAAAGAAGCAGATGGTAGTGGAATTTGAGGGGGAGCAGGGCATTGATGAGGGAGGCTTGAGCAAAGAGTTCTTTCAGCTGATTGTGGAGCAGATCTTCAACCCAGATTATG CTATGTTTTGCTTCAATAATGAGAGTCGCACATTCTGGTTCAATCCAAACTGCTTTGAGAATGATGCACAGTTCACGCTGGTGGGCATCGTGTTGGGCTTGGCCATCTACAACAACGTGATCCTGGACGTGCACTTCCCACCCGTCATGTACAAGAAGCTGTGCAGCAAACCGGGCTCCTTCCATGATCTGCGGGACTGGAACACG acGCTGTACCGGAGCCTGGTGGAGTTGCTGGAGTATGAGGGTGATGACCTGGAGGAGGTGTTCATGCAGACCTTCCGTGTGGGCTACCAGGACGTGTTTGGCACCAGCCTCACCCATGACCTTAAGACTGATGGTGACAACATCCTTGTCAGCCAGGCCAGCAAACAT GAGTTCGTGGAGCTGTATGCTGACTTCCTCCTCAATAAGATGGTGGAGCGGCAGTTCCGTGCCTTCCGTCGGGGCTTCAACATGGTGACGGACGACTCACCGCTGGTCAACCTCTTCAGGCCCGAGGAGCTGGAGCTGCTCATATGTGGCTCCCAG CACTACGACTTCATGGAACTGATGAAGTCGACTGAGTATGATGGTGGCTACACCAGTGAGACCCCCATTGTGCAGGCCTTCTGGGAGCTGGTGCATGACATGACCACTGAGGACAAGAAACGTCTCCTGCAGTTCACCACGGGGTCAGCCAGGGTGCCTGTCGGGGGCCTGGCCAGACTGAAGCTCATCATTGCAAGACATGGCCCGGACTGTGACAG GTTGCCAACTGCTCACACCTGCTTCAACGTTCTCCTTCTTCCGGAATACTCTAGCAAAGAGAAACTGAGGGATCGTCTTTACAAGGCCATCAAGTACGCACAGGGCTTTGGAATGCTCTGA
- the LOC135111647 gene encoding palmitoyltransferase ZDHHC22-like isoform X1, translating to MSVLAAYFPSLGSNLRLRDSNTGQRHHITRQELPPVDWMRSPLCLCRRMYGFFLNTDKFVLLRRVVDFITSLAPATTLVIILLLSYHSYQLMKASGLNTILVYFFSIEIFGNWLLFFCTKSYIDKSSGNSELAPGLSHDDCKQLRYCPTCKIYKPERSHHCSLCDRCIHQRDHHCFFLGTCVGGYNLCYFILFCFYACIGCLYSARLLHRYYSGTYLRAFWSSEFLYYFYPVTLVMWMLDKAQLAEVGWVTLLYVSSATGVFTGFCVIQQLVYVLRGQTAYEYNKGLLMVHRSAFHNFLHVFGRYWILHILIPFPRRRASTDPRSFLKIV from the exons ATGTCTGTGCTGGCTGCGTATTTCCCATCACTCGGTTCTAATTTAAGGCTGAGAGACT CCAACACGGGGCAACGCCACCACATCACACGCCAGGAGCTGCCACCAGTAGACTGGATGCGGTCACCACTATGTCTGTGTCGGCGGATGTATGGGTTCTTCCTCAACACGGACAAGTTTGTGTTGTTGAGGCGGGTGGTGGACTTCATCACGAGCCTTGCACCTGCCACAACACTTGTCATCATCCTGCTTCTTAGTTATCATTCATATCAG CTTATGAAAGCTAGCGGTTTGAACACCATTCTTGTGTACTTCTTCAGCATTGAAATTTTTGGAAATTGGCTGCTCTTTTTCTGCACCAAGAGCTACATTGACAAATCCTCTGGAAATAG TGAGCTAGCCCCGGGCCTGTCCCACGATGACTGCAAACAGCTGCGCTACTGCCCCACCTGCAAGATCTACAAGCCAGAGCGCAGCCACCACTGTTCCCTCTGTGACCGCTGCATCCACCAGCGCGACCACCACTGCTTCTTCCTCGGCACCTGTGTTGGGGGCTACAACCTTTGCTACTTCATCCTTTTCTGCTTCTATGCCTGCATTGG GTGCCTGTACTCTGCAAGGCTGCTTCACCGCTACTACTCTGGCACCTACCTGAGGGCATTCTGGTCCTCTGAGTTCCTGTACTACTTCTATCCCGTCACCCTCGTCATGTGGATGCTGGACAAG GCCCAGCTGGCAGAGGTTGGTTGGGTGACACTGCTCTACGTGTCCTCAGCCACAGGGGTCTTCACTGGGTTCTGCGTGATACAGCAGCTTGTGTATGTCCTTCGAGGCCAGACAGCCTACGAGTACAACAAG GGTCTGCTCATGGTTCACCGCTCAGCCTTCCACAACTTCCTCCACGTGTTTGGACGGTACTGGATCCTCCACATCCTGATCCCCTTTCCCCGTCGCCGAGCCTCCACCGACCCACGCAGTTTCCTCAAGATTGTCTGA
- the LOC135111647 gene encoding palmitoyltransferase ZDHHC22-like isoform X3 yields the protein MRSPLCLCRRMYGFFLNTDKFVLLRRVVDFITSLAPATTLVIILLLSYHSYQLMKASGLNTILVYFFSIEIFGNWLLFFCTKSYIDKSSGNSELAPGLSHDDCKQLRYCPTCKIYKPERSHHCSLCDRCIHQRDHHCFFLGTCVGGYNLCYFILFCFYACIGCLYSARLLHRYYSGTYLRAFWSSEFLYYFYPVTLVMWMLDKAQLAEVGWVTLLYVSSATGVFTGFCVIQQLVYVLRGQTAYEYNKGLLMVHRSAFHNFLHVFGRYWILHILIPFPRRRASTDPRSFLKIV from the exons ATGCGGTCACCACTATGTCTGTGTCGGCGGATGTATGGGTTCTTCCTCAACACGGACAAGTTTGTGTTGTTGAGGCGGGTGGTGGACTTCATCACGAGCCTTGCACCTGCCACAACACTTGTCATCATCCTGCTTCTTAGTTATCATTCATATCAG CTTATGAAAGCTAGCGGTTTGAACACCATTCTTGTGTACTTCTTCAGCATTGAAATTTTTGGAAATTGGCTGCTCTTTTTCTGCACCAAGAGCTACATTGACAAATCCTCTGGAAATAG TGAGCTAGCCCCGGGCCTGTCCCACGATGACTGCAAACAGCTGCGCTACTGCCCCACCTGCAAGATCTACAAGCCAGAGCGCAGCCACCACTGTTCCCTCTGTGACCGCTGCATCCACCAGCGCGACCACCACTGCTTCTTCCTCGGCACCTGTGTTGGGGGCTACAACCTTTGCTACTTCATCCTTTTCTGCTTCTATGCCTGCATTGG GTGCCTGTACTCTGCAAGGCTGCTTCACCGCTACTACTCTGGCACCTACCTGAGGGCATTCTGGTCCTCTGAGTTCCTGTACTACTTCTATCCCGTCACCCTCGTCATGTGGATGCTGGACAAG GCCCAGCTGGCAGAGGTTGGTTGGGTGACACTGCTCTACGTGTCCTCAGCCACAGGGGTCTTCACTGGGTTCTGCGTGATACAGCAGCTTGTGTATGTCCTTCGAGGCCAGACAGCCTACGAGTACAACAAG GGTCTGCTCATGGTTCACCGCTCAGCCTTCCACAACTTCCTCCACGTGTTTGGACGGTACTGGATCCTCCACATCCTGATCCCCTTTCCCCGTCGCCGAGCCTCCACCGACCCACGCAGTTTCCTCAAGATTGTCTGA
- the LOC135111647 gene encoding palmitoyltransferase ZDHHC22-like isoform X2, whose product MIACTNTGQRHHITRQELPPVDWMRSPLCLCRRMYGFFLNTDKFVLLRRVVDFITSLAPATTLVIILLLSYHSYQLMKASGLNTILVYFFSIEIFGNWLLFFCTKSYIDKSSGNSELAPGLSHDDCKQLRYCPTCKIYKPERSHHCSLCDRCIHQRDHHCFFLGTCVGGYNLCYFILFCFYACIGCLYSARLLHRYYSGTYLRAFWSSEFLYYFYPVTLVMWMLDKAQLAEVGWVTLLYVSSATGVFTGFCVIQQLVYVLRGQTAYEYNKGLLMVHRSAFHNFLHVFGRYWILHILIPFPRRRASTDPRSFLKIV is encoded by the exons ATGATTGCTTGTA CCAACACGGGGCAACGCCACCACATCACACGCCAGGAGCTGCCACCAGTAGACTGGATGCGGTCACCACTATGTCTGTGTCGGCGGATGTATGGGTTCTTCCTCAACACGGACAAGTTTGTGTTGTTGAGGCGGGTGGTGGACTTCATCACGAGCCTTGCACCTGCCACAACACTTGTCATCATCCTGCTTCTTAGTTATCATTCATATCAG CTTATGAAAGCTAGCGGTTTGAACACCATTCTTGTGTACTTCTTCAGCATTGAAATTTTTGGAAATTGGCTGCTCTTTTTCTGCACCAAGAGCTACATTGACAAATCCTCTGGAAATAG TGAGCTAGCCCCGGGCCTGTCCCACGATGACTGCAAACAGCTGCGCTACTGCCCCACCTGCAAGATCTACAAGCCAGAGCGCAGCCACCACTGTTCCCTCTGTGACCGCTGCATCCACCAGCGCGACCACCACTGCTTCTTCCTCGGCACCTGTGTTGGGGGCTACAACCTTTGCTACTTCATCCTTTTCTGCTTCTATGCCTGCATTGG GTGCCTGTACTCTGCAAGGCTGCTTCACCGCTACTACTCTGGCACCTACCTGAGGGCATTCTGGTCCTCTGAGTTCCTGTACTACTTCTATCCCGTCACCCTCGTCATGTGGATGCTGGACAAG GCCCAGCTGGCAGAGGTTGGTTGGGTGACACTGCTCTACGTGTCCTCAGCCACAGGGGTCTTCACTGGGTTCTGCGTGATACAGCAGCTTGTGTATGTCCTTCGAGGCCAGACAGCCTACGAGTACAACAAG GGTCTGCTCATGGTTCACCGCTCAGCCTTCCACAACTTCCTCCACGTGTTTGGACGGTACTGGATCCTCCACATCCTGATCCCCTTTCCCCGTCGCCGAGCCTCCACCGACCCACGCAGTTTCCTCAAGATTGTCTGA